One window of Trichomycterus rosablanca isolate fTriRos1 chromosome 2, fTriRos1.hap1, whole genome shotgun sequence genomic DNA carries:
- the LOC134335142 gene encoding GTPase IMAP family member 9-like → MVVIRRSETVMTDEDMANTECTIVLLGKTGVGKSSAGNTILHMKSFAAGLSSIYVTKQCQKQSAVISGKKWTVVDTPDYFYSTHDEDLSSEIERSVALSPPGVHAFLFVLKPTTFTEQEADTVSQFQLSYGEEAFRYTMIIFTHGDLLDEDMETLISENESLQSLVSRCGGRFHVLNNKDLSDRQQVYQLLEKINNMVSANGNSCYTLEMLQEAERRAEEQRRRILEEQQRKEERERMEHQANLEKARRETEIRVRKEMDEILEKTRAEIEANQNLALAEEEKKKVSSYDLKHLCVGVFSLVLVYALRRYCKDFVLWVWSGWVSSISGTDHGKDL, encoded by the exons ATGGTAGTTATAAGAAGAAGCGAGACTGTTATGACG GATGAAGACATGGCTAACACTGAATGTACGATCGTCCTGCTGGGAAAAACTGGTGTTGGGAAAAGTTCAGCAGGAAACACCATCTTACACATGAAGAGTTTTGCTGCAGGTTTAAGCTCTATATATGTTACCAAACAATGTCAGAAACAAAGTGCTGTGATTTCAGGAAAGAAATGGACAGTTGTGGACACTCCAGATTATTTCTACTCCACACATGATGAAGATCTCAGCAGTGAGATAGAAAGGAGTGTAGCTTTATCTCCTCCAGGAGTTCATGCTTTTCTGTTTGTATTAAAACCCACCACATTTACAGAGCAGGAGGCAGATACAGTGTCTCAGTTTCAACTCAGTTATGGTGAGGAAGCTTTTAGATACACGATGATCATCTTCACACATGGAGACCTACTTGATGAAGACATGGAGACATTAATCTCAGAGAATGAGTCCTTACAGAGTTTAGTGAGTCGCTGTGGTGGAAGGTTCCATGTTCTGAACAATAAAGATCTATCAGACAGACAGCAGGTTTATCAGCTACTGGAGAAAATCAACAACATGGTTTCTGCTAATGGGAACAGCTGCTACACACTGGAGATGCTGCAGGAGGCTGAGAGAAGAGCAGAAGAACAGCGCAGAAGGATTTTGGAGGAGCAGCAGAGAAAGGAGGAAAGAGAAAGGATGGAACATCAAGCTAATCTGGAAAAGGCAAGAAGAGAAACTGAGATACGTGTTAGGAAGGAAATGGATGAGATTCTGGAAAAGACTAGAGCAGAAATTGAGGCCAATCAAAATTTGGCCTTGGctgaagaagagaaaaaaaaggtgTCATCTTATGACCTAAAGCATTTGTGTGTTGGTGTTTTTTCTTTAGTGCTTGTATATGCACTGAGAAGATATTGTAAAGATTTTGTCCTATGGGTGTGGTCTGGGTGGGTTAGCAGCATCAGTGGGACTGATCATGGAAAAGACCTGTGA